In the genome of Streptomyces sp. NBC_00190, one region contains:
- a CDS encoding alkene reductase: MTQTPQVPTASRLFEPARLGGLELPSRLVMAPLTRTRAGADGVPGDLMATYYAQRASAGLIIAEATTPNAVGRTYPRIPGIHTPAQVAGWRRVTDAVHAAGGRMFLQLQHGGRVGHPATSGHVPLAPSAVRFPEPLHTPGGLQDAVAPREMTAGDIRSTIADFAAAARSAVEAGFAGVEVHSANGYLLHQFLSRNTNLRTDEWGGSVEGRIRFTVEVVRAVAEAVGPQRVGVRISPGLDVNGIEEGDTEEIYPALLAALTDIGPVYLHQVHADPARPAFAEIRKAWPGTLIANPALSREEVAADGGKRRGERLLAEGADLVALGRGFLANPDLVERLRTGAPLDEVRPEFLMHVHGAEGYTDYPTLQGRSARSSRSAR, translated from the coding sequence ATGACGCAGACACCGCAGGTCCCCACCGCATCCCGCCTCTTCGAGCCGGCCCGCCTCGGCGGTCTGGAACTCCCCAGCCGCCTGGTGATGGCGCCCCTGACGCGCACCCGCGCCGGGGCCGACGGCGTCCCCGGCGACCTCATGGCCACGTACTACGCGCAGCGCGCCTCGGCCGGTCTGATCATCGCCGAGGCCACCACGCCCAACGCCGTCGGCCGGACCTACCCGCGCATCCCCGGCATACACACTCCCGCGCAGGTCGCCGGGTGGCGCCGGGTCACCGACGCGGTGCACGCCGCGGGCGGGCGGATGTTCCTCCAGCTCCAGCACGGCGGCCGGGTCGGCCACCCCGCCACCAGCGGGCACGTCCCGCTCGCCCCGTCCGCGGTGCGGTTCCCGGAGCCGCTGCACACCCCCGGCGGACTCCAGGACGCCGTCGCGCCCCGCGAGATGACGGCCGGGGACATCAGGTCCACCATCGCCGACTTCGCGGCCGCCGCCCGCAGTGCCGTCGAGGCGGGCTTCGCCGGGGTGGAGGTGCACTCCGCCAACGGCTACCTGCTCCACCAGTTCCTCTCCCGGAACACCAACCTCCGCACCGACGAGTGGGGCGGGTCGGTGGAGGGGCGGATCCGGTTCACCGTCGAGGTGGTCCGGGCCGTCGCCGAGGCCGTCGGCCCGCAGCGGGTCGGCGTGCGCATCTCGCCCGGACTGGACGTCAACGGCATCGAGGAGGGGGACACCGAGGAGATCTACCCGGCGCTGCTGGCAGCCCTGACGGACATCGGGCCGGTCTACCTGCACCAGGTCCACGCCGATCCCGCCCGGCCCGCCTTCGCGGAGATCCGCAAGGCCTGGCCCGGCACGCTGATCGCCAACCCGGCGCTCTCCCGCGAGGAGGTCGCGGCCGACGGCGGCAAGCGGCGCGGCGAGCGGCTGCTGGCCGAGGGCGCCGACCTCGTCGCGCTGGGCCGGGGCTTCCTCGCCAACCCCGACCTCGTGGAGCGGCTGCGCACGGGCGCGCCGCTGGACGAGGTCCGCCCGGAGTTCCTGATGCACGTCCACGGGGCGGAGGGCTACACCGACTACCCGACGCTTCAGGGGCGCAGCGCGCGCAGCAGCAGGTCGGCCAGGTGA
- a CDS encoding MerR family transcriptional regulator, whose translation MRIGELATRTGVSERSLRYYEQQGLLVSDRTPGGHRDFSERAVDRVIRIQELYAAGLHSSKIARILPCMRDADGGPSVRATPALVAELAAERDRIDRMISDLLRSREVLDEVIDAAAGRVAVGS comes from the coding sequence ATGCGGATCGGTGAACTGGCGACGCGCACCGGGGTCAGTGAGCGGTCACTGCGCTATTACGAGCAACAGGGCCTGCTGGTCTCCGACCGGACGCCCGGAGGCCACCGCGACTTCTCCGAGCGGGCCGTCGACCGGGTCATCCGCATCCAGGAGCTCTACGCGGCCGGCCTGCACAGCTCGAAGATCGCACGGATCCTGCCCTGCATGCGGGACGCGGACGGCGGCCCCTCGGTGCGGGCCACCCCGGCGCTGGTGGCCGAACTGGCCGCCGAGCGGGACCGGATCGACCGGATGATCAGCGACCTGCTGCGCTCACGCGAAGTGCTGGACGAGGTCATCGACGCGGCGGCGGGCCGAGTCGCCGTCGGTTCCTAG
- a CDS encoding helix-turn-helix domain-containing protein has translation MRLNEATGAVLQQLASSAKAQVRQVLRARIVLAAADGDSNGSIARQLAVSVNTVRQWRGRYAQHGLEGLKDAARTGRPRRYGDLVRVAVVAAATSMPPGPQATWLNQVELVFSALTRAVLRHGDFSSREDLIEKIDA, from the coding sequence GTGAGGCTGAACGAAGCGACCGGGGCAGTGCTGCAACAGCTCGCCTCGTCGGCGAAGGCCCAGGTGAGGCAGGTGTTGCGGGCCAGGATTGTGCTGGCTGCGGCCGATGGGGATAGCAACGGGTCCATCGCCCGCCAGCTCGCGGTGAGTGTGAACACGGTCCGCCAGTGGCGCGGGCGTTATGCCCAGCACGGGCTGGAGGGTCTGAAGGACGCCGCCCGCACCGGTCGGCCGCGCCGCTATGGCGATCTGGTCCGCGTGGCCGTGGTCGCCGCCGCCACGAGCATGCCGCCCGGCCCGCAGGCCACCTGGCTCAACCAAGTCGAACTCGTCTTCTCGGCACTCACCCGCGCCGTCCTGCGCCACGGCGACTTCTCCAGCCGCGAGGACCTGATCGAGAAGATCGACGCCTGA
- a CDS encoding DUF397 domain-containing protein, translated as MEKNELYARDISGAQWGKSSYSLQICVEVAEIGGGAVALRDSKNPGLGDLRFTPEEWAAFREGVRAGEFG; from the coding sequence ATGGAGAAGAACGAACTCTACGCACGGGACATCAGCGGAGCGCAGTGGGGCAAGAGCAGCTACAGCCTGCAAATCTGCGTCGAGGTCGCTGAGATCGGCGGCGGCGCTGTGGCGCTGCGGGACTCGAAGAATCCCGGTCTTGGTGACCTGCGGTTCACCCCCGAGGAGTGGGCTGCCTTCCGCGAGGGGGTGCGGGCGGGCGAGTTCGGCTGA
- a CDS encoding GNAT family N-acetyltransferase has translation MIDQERTGQAALEHVDGTGPMDLSRPVWAAENTVLRRVEPSDWEVVLALESSSSYQRAWERVTAPRSPDNCREWLKQEAAKGPLDDNFFLAITDRQHRGMVGCVNTTQADPVAGRFYLGMAVAPEHQRKGYAWEAGLLVLGYMFGERRYQKAQAYVHDFNKVSQAGMLAFGATLEGRLRRHDYFGGRYHDNLIFGLTAEEFFAAHGTPRGGAGIRSQPESPASPRVTVQA, from the coding sequence GTGATCGACCAAGAACGAACAGGTCAGGCAGCACTGGAACATGTGGACGGCACAGGGCCTATGGACCTGTCCCGTCCTGTCTGGGCGGCAGAGAACACCGTTCTGCGTCGCGTGGAGCCAAGCGACTGGGAAGTCGTCCTTGCGCTTGAGTCCTCATCGTCCTACCAGCGCGCCTGGGAGCGAGTCACCGCACCGCGCTCGCCTGACAACTGCCGGGAATGGCTGAAGCAGGAAGCAGCGAAGGGCCCCCTGGACGACAACTTCTTCCTCGCGATCACCGATCGGCAGCACAGGGGCATGGTGGGCTGCGTCAATACGACTCAAGCTGACCCCGTGGCAGGCCGCTTCTATCTGGGGATGGCGGTCGCCCCGGAACACCAGCGCAAGGGGTATGCCTGGGAGGCCGGACTTCTGGTACTCGGCTACATGTTCGGTGAGCGCCGCTACCAGAAGGCCCAAGCCTACGTGCACGACTTCAACAAGGTCTCACAAGCAGGCATGCTCGCCTTCGGAGCGACCCTGGAGGGCCGTCTGCGGCGGCACGATTACTTCGGCGGCCGCTACCACGACAACCTCATTTTCGGCCTCACGGCCGAGGAATTCTTCGCTGCCCATGGCACCCCACGCGGGGGCGCGGGAATCCGTTCCCAGCCAGAGTCTCCCGCCTCGCCGCGTGTGACTGTGCAAGCCTGA